A genomic stretch from Arthrobacter sp. KBS0702 includes:
- the secY gene encoding preprotein translocase subunit SecY, with protein MLSAFGRAFRTPDLRRKLLFTLGIITIFRLGAFIPSPGVNYQNVQQCLQNGQTSGGIYQLVNLFSGGALLQVSIFALGIMPYITASIIVQLLRVVIPRFQQLYDEGASGQSKLTQYTRYLTIALGLLNATTLVSLARSGQLLPNCQLPIIPDASIITTILIIITLTAGTGLIMWMGELVTEKGVGNGMSLLIFTSIAAGFPTSLGAIWTSQGPGTFFMVLAIGLLTVALVVFVEQSQRRIPVQYAKRMIGRRTVGGTSTYIPIKVNMAGVVPVIFASSMLYLPGLISQFNRPAPGEPMAPWVEWINNNLTRGDHPIYMALYFAMIVFFTYFYVAITFNPEEVSDNMKKYGGFIPGIRAGKPTADYLQYVLSRITLPGAFYLGLVALIPLIALVLINANQNFPFGGTSILIMVGVGLETVKQIDAQLQQRHYEGLLR; from the coding sequence TTGCTTAGCGCATTTGGCCGGGCCTTTCGCACGCCTGATCTGCGACGCAAGTTGTTGTTCACGCTGGGAATCATCACAATCTTCCGCTTGGGTGCCTTCATCCCCTCGCCTGGTGTGAACTACCAGAATGTCCAGCAATGCTTGCAGAACGGTCAGACCTCGGGCGGGATCTACCAGCTCGTCAACCTGTTCAGCGGCGGTGCATTGCTGCAGGTCTCAATCTTCGCGCTCGGGATCATGCCGTACATCACGGCCAGTATCATCGTCCAGCTGCTCCGCGTGGTCATTCCCCGGTTCCAGCAGCTCTACGACGAGGGTGCCTCGGGCCAGTCCAAGCTGACCCAGTACACCCGGTACCTGACGATCGCCCTGGGCCTGCTCAACGCCACCACGCTGGTGTCGCTGGCGCGCTCCGGCCAGCTGCTGCCCAACTGCCAGCTGCCGATCATCCCGGACGCGAGCATCATCACCACCATCCTGATCATCATCACCTTGACTGCCGGCACCGGCCTGATCATGTGGATGGGCGAGCTCGTGACCGAGAAGGGCGTGGGCAACGGCATGTCGCTGTTGATCTTCACCTCGATCGCCGCCGGATTCCCGACCTCCCTCGGCGCCATCTGGACTTCCCAGGGCCCCGGTACCTTCTTTATGGTCCTGGCCATCGGCCTGCTGACCGTGGCGCTCGTCGTCTTCGTGGAGCAGTCCCAGCGCCGCATCCCGGTGCAGTACGCCAAGCGCATGATCGGCCGCCGCACGGTGGGTGGCACCAGCACGTACATCCCCATCAAGGTGAACATGGCCGGCGTCGTGCCCGTCATCTTCGCGTCTTCGATGCTGTACCTGCCGGGCCTGATCTCCCAGTTCAACCGTCCCGCGCCCGGTGAGCCCATGGCGCCGTGGGTCGAGTGGATCAACAACAACCTCACCCGCGGTGACCACCCCATCTACATGGCCCTCTACTTCGCCATGATTGTGTTCTTCACTTACTTCTATGTTGCGATCACTTTCAACCCTGAGGAAGTTTCTGACAACATGAAGAAGTACGGCGGCTTCATTCCGGGTATCCGTGCCGGCAAGCCGACCGCGGACTACCTGCAGTATGTGCTTTCCAGGATCACCCTGCCCGGCGCGTTCTACCTGGGCCTGGTGGCCCTGATCCCGCTGATTGCCTTGGTCCTGATCAACGCCAACCAGAACTTCCCGTTCGGCGGCACCTCGATCCTGATCATGGTGGGCGTAGGTTTGGAGACCGTCAAGCAGATTGATGCGCAGCTACAGCAGCGTCACTACGAAGGGCTTTTGCGATGA
- the rplO gene encoding 50S ribosomal protein L15, which yields MAEKNTAEKAQGADAEKQNALKVHHLRPAPGAKTAKTRVGRGEGSKGKTAGRGTKGTKARYQIKAGFAGGQLPLHMRLPKLRGFKNPFRVEYQVVNLDKLNELFPEGGAVTVENLVEKGAVRKNQPVKVLGTGDITVKVDVTVHAFSASAAEKIAAAGGSTTAL from the coding sequence ATGGCAGAGAAGAACACCGCCGAAAAGGCACAGGGCGCCGATGCTGAGAAGCAGAACGCACTGAAGGTTCACCACCTGCGTCCCGCCCCGGGTGCCAAGACCGCCAAGACCCGCGTTGGTCGTGGTGAAGGTTCCAAGGGTAAGACCGCTGGTCGCGGTACCAAGGGTACGAAGGCCCGTTACCAGATCAAGGCTGGCTTTGCCGGCGGCCAACTGCCGCTGCACATGCGCCTGCCGAAGCTGCGCGGCTTCAAGAACCCGTTCCGGGTTGAGTACCAGGTTGTAAACCTGGACAAGCTCAACGAGCTGTTCCCGGAAGGTGGCGCAGTCACCGTGGAGAACCTGGTCGAAAAGGGTGCCGTTCGCAAGAACCAGCCCGTCAAGGTGCTGGGCACCGGCGACATCACCGTCAAGGTTGACGTCACCGTCCACGCATTCTCGGCCAGCGCCGCAGAAAAGATTGCAGCAGCAGGCGGAAGCACCACCGCCCTCTAA
- the rpmD gene encoding 50S ribosomal protein L30 — protein MAKNLIPSDAQLEITQIKSAIGGKQNQRDTLRSLGLKRIGHTVVRTADAVTVGMLNTVPHLVKVEEAK, from the coding sequence ATGGCTAAGAACCTGATTCCCTCCGACGCTCAGTTGGAGATCACTCAGATCAAGTCCGCCATTGGCGGCAAGCAGAACCAGCGCGACACCCTTCGGTCCCTCGGCCTGAAGCGGATCGGACACACCGTTGTCCGCACCGCCGACGCCGTGACCGTTGGAATGCTCAACACGGTTCCGCACCTGGTAAAGGTAGAGGAGGCGAAGTAA
- the rpsE gene encoding 30S ribosomal protein S5, producing the protein MTEAVAAPATETAAPATTDDRRGGARRGERGDRGQGRGGRGGRDGGREAEKSQFVERVVTINRVSKVVKGGRRFSFTALVVVGDGNGMVGVGYGKAKEVPAAIAKGVEEAKKSFFRVPRIGSTIPHRVQGEAAAGVVMLRPASAGTGVIAGGPVRAVLECVGIHDILSKSLGSSNAINIVHATVDALKRLEEPAAVAARRGLPLDEIAPPAMVKALLNQKAGV; encoded by the coding sequence GTGACTGAAGCTGTAGCTGCTCCGGCAACTGAGACCGCTGCGCCTGCTACCACTGACGACCGCCGTGGTGGCGCCCGTCGTGGCGAGCGTGGCGACCGCGGCCAGGGCCGTGGTGGCCGTGGTGGCCGCGACGGCGGCCGCGAAGCCGAGAAGAGCCAGTTCGTAGAGCGCGTCGTAACCATCAACCGTGTTTCCAAGGTCGTCAAGGGTGGTCGTCGCTTCAGCTTCACCGCCCTCGTCGTCGTCGGTGACGGCAACGGTATGGTCGGCGTCGGCTACGGCAAGGCTAAGGAAGTTCCCGCCGCCATCGCGAAGGGCGTTGAAGAGGCCAAGAAGTCCTTCTTCCGCGTTCCCCGCATCGGCAGCACCATCCCGCACCGCGTACAGGGTGAAGCCGCTGCAGGCGTCGTCATGCTGCGTCCGGCTTCCGCCGGTACCGGTGTTATCGCCGGTGGTCCGGTCCGTGCAGTACTGGAGTGCGTGGGCATCCACGACATCCTCTCCAAGTCGCTCGGTTCCTCCAACGCCATCAACATCGTTCACGCGACCGTTGATGCACTGAAGCGCCTCGAAGAGCCGGCAGCAGTGGCAGCACGCCGCGGCCTGCCCCTCGACGAGATCGCTCCGCCGGCAATGGTGAAGGCGCTCCTGAACCAGAAGGCAGGTGTCTGA
- the rplR gene encoding 50S ribosomal protein L18 produces the protein MAIAINKKRSNKSKSAQRSRRQLRIRKRISGTAVRPRLVVNRSARHVFVQVVDDTKGLTVASASTLEADLRAFDGDKTAKAKRVGELVAERAKAAGIEAVVFDRGGNKYHGRIAAVADGAREGGLAL, from the coding sequence ATGGCCATCGCAATTAACAAGAAGCGTTCGAACAAGAGCAAGTCTGCCCAGCGCAGCCGCCGCCAGCTTCGTATCCGCAAGCGCATCTCCGGTACGGCTGTACGTCCTCGTCTGGTCGTCAACCGCTCCGCCCGCCACGTATTCGTCCAGGTTGTCGATGACACCAAGGGCCTGACCGTAGCGAGCGCCTCCACGCTGGAAGCCGACCTTCGTGCATTCGACGGTGACAAGACTGCCAAGGCCAAGCGCGTTGGCGAGCTCGTCGCCGAGCGTGCCAAGGCTGCCGGTATCGAAGCTGTTGTCTTCGACCGCGGTGGTAACAAGTACCACGGCCGGATCGCCGCCGTCGCTGACGGCGCACGTGAAGGTGGGCTGGCACTGTGA
- the rplF gene encoding 50S ribosomal protein L6: MSRIGRLPITVPAGVEVKVDGSVVSVKGSKGELSHTVASPIEVTLEDGTLTVARPNDERASRSLHGLTRTLIANMIQGVTEGYEKKLEIVGTGYRVQAKGSDLEFALGYSHPVNVSAPNGITFAVETPTKLSVSGISKQQVGEVAANIRKLRKPDPYKGKGIRYAGEVIRRKVGKAGK, encoded by the coding sequence ATGTCACGTATTGGACGTCTCCCCATCACCGTTCCTGCCGGCGTTGAGGTCAAGGTTGACGGCTCTGTCGTCAGCGTCAAGGGATCCAAGGGCGAGCTGAGCCACACTGTGGCCAGCCCGATCGAGGTCACCCTGGAAGATGGCACCCTGACTGTCGCCCGCCCGAACGACGAGCGCGCCTCCCGTTCGCTGCACGGCCTGACCCGCACCCTGATCGCCAACATGATCCAGGGCGTTACCGAAGGCTACGAGAAGAAGCTTGAGATCGTCGGTACCGGTTACCGCGTTCAGGCCAAGGGTTCTGACCTGGAGTTCGCTCTGGGCTACAGCCACCCGGTCAACGTCTCGGCTCCGAACGGCATCACCTTTGCAGTTGAGACCCCGACCAAGCTCTCTGTTTCAGGTATCTCCAAGCAGCAGGTCGGCGAAGTTGCTGCCAACATTCGCAAGCTGCGGAAGCCGGACCCCTACAAGGGCAAGGGCATCCGCTACGCCGGCGAAGTCATCCGCCGCAAGGTCGGAAAGGCTGGTAAGTAA
- the rpsH gene encoding 30S ribosomal protein S8, whose amino-acid sequence MTMTDPVADMLTRLRNANSAYHDSVSMPYSKLKARVADILKAEGFIASWKEEDAEVGKKLTLELKFGPNRERSIAGVRRISKPGLRVYAKSTNLPHVLGGLGIAILSTSSGLLTDKQAGKKGVGGEVLAYVW is encoded by the coding sequence ATGACTATGACAGATCCTGTCGCAGATATGCTTACGCGTCTGCGCAATGCAAACTCGGCATACCACGATTCCGTGTCTATGCCTTACAGCAAGCTCAAGGCACGCGTTGCTGACATCCTGAAGGCAGAGGGCTTCATCGCCTCCTGGAAGGAAGAAGACGCGGAGGTTGGCAAGAAGCTGACCCTCGAGCTCAAGTTCGGTCCGAACCGCGAGCGTTCCATCGCTGGCGTTCGTCGTATTTCCAAGCCGGGGCTGCGCGTTTACGCAAAGTCCACCAACCTGCCGCACGTGCTCGGTGGCCTGGGTATCGCAATCCTGTCCACCTCTTCCGGCCTCCTGACTGACAAGCAGGCCGGCAAGAAGGGCGTGGGCGGCGAAGTCCTCGCTTACGTCTGGTAA
- the rplE gene encoding 50S ribosomal protein L5 codes for MTETLETPASKIVPRLKTKYADSIKSALVEEFKYENVNQVPRLVKVVVNMGVGDAAKDSKLIDGAVRDLTLITGQKPQVTKARKSIAQFKLREGMPIGAHATLRGDRMWEFLDRLVTLALPRIRDFRGLSGKQFDGNGNYTFGLTEQVMFHEIDQDSIDRVRGMDITVVTTAKTDDEGRALLKALGFPFKTED; via the coding sequence ATGACTGAGACTCTCGAGACTCCGGCAAGCAAGATCGTTCCTCGTCTGAAGACCAAGTACGCGGATTCCATCAAGAGCGCGCTCGTTGAGGAATTCAAGTACGAGAACGTCAACCAGGTTCCCCGTCTGGTGAAGGTCGTTGTGAACATGGGTGTTGGAGATGCCGCCAAGGACTCCAAGCTGATCGACGGCGCTGTCCGCGATCTGACCCTGATCACCGGCCAGAAGCCGCAGGTAACCAAGGCCCGCAAGTCGATCGCACAGTTCAAGCTGCGCGAAGGCATGCCGATCGGTGCGCACGCAACTCTGCGTGGCGACCGTATGTGGGAATTCCTGGACCGTCTGGTCACGCTGGCACTGCCGCGTATCCGCGACTTCCGGGGTCTCAGCGGCAAGCAGTTCGACGGCAACGGCAACTACACCTTCGGTCTGACCGAGCAGGTTATGTTCCACGAGATCGACCAGGATTCCATTGACCGCGTTCGCGGCATGGACATCACCGTCGTGACCACTGCCAAGACCGACGACGAAGGCCGCGCGCTGCTCAAGGCGCTTGGCTTCCCGTTCAAGACCGAAGATTAA
- the rplX gene encoding 50S ribosomal protein L24 yields MAKIKKGDLVQVITGAKAERGGDRGKQGKVLRVFPETNRVLVEGINRVTKHTKVGQSQRGTKTGGIEVVEASIHISNVALVDPSTKKPTRVGFRTETVERDGVKREVRVRVAKSSGKDI; encoded by the coding sequence ATGGCTAAGATCAAAAAGGGTGACCTCGTTCAGGTCATCACTGGCGCCAAGGCTGAGCGCGGCGGCGACCGTGGCAAGCAGGGCAAGGTTCTGCGCGTATTCCCGGAGACCAACCGCGTGTTGGTTGAAGGCATTAACCGCGTAACCAAGCACACCAAGGTCGGTCAGTCGCAGCGCGGCACCAAGACCGGTGGCATCGAGGTCGTTGAGGCTTCAATCCACATCTCCAACGTGGCCCTGGTTGACCCCTCCACCAAGAAGCCCACCCGCGTCGGTTTCCGCACCGAGACCGTTGAGCGCGATGGCGTGAAGCGTGAAGTGCGCGTCCGCGTGGCCAAGAGCTCAGGGAAGGACATCTAA
- the rplN gene encoding 50S ribosomal protein L14, which produces MIQQESRLKVADNTGAKEILTIRVLGGSGRRYAGIGDVIVATVKDAIPGGNVKKGDVVKAVIVRTKKERRRADGSYIKFDENAAVILKNDGDPRGTRIFGPVGRELRDKKFMKIVSLAPEVL; this is translated from the coding sequence GTGATTCAGCAGGAGTCGCGACTCAAGGTCGCCGACAACACGGGTGCTAAGGAAATCCTTACCATTCGCGTTCTCGGTGGATCTGGCCGTCGCTACGCAGGCATTGGCGACGTGATCGTCGCTACCGTCAAGGACGCAATTCCGGGCGGCAACGTAAAGAAGGGCGACGTCGTCAAGGCTGTCATCGTCCGTACCAAGAAGGAACGCCGCCGTGCGGATGGTTCCTACATCAAGTTTGACGAGAACGCAGCTGTGATCCTGAAGAACGACGGTGACCCCCGTGGTACCCGTATCTTCGGACCGGTTGGTCGTGAACTTCGCGACAAGAAGTTCATGAAGATCGTTTCTCTGGCTCCGGAGGTGCTCTAG
- the istB gene encoding IS21-like element helper ATPase IstB, translating to MTEAKETAGQIEYYSRAMKAPRIREAAARLADQAREAGWTHEEYLAAVLSREVAAREASGAESRARAAGFPARKSLEEFSFDHQPGLKRDTIAHLATGAFLSEASNIVLLGPPGTGKTHLATGLGLRATQLGHRVLFATAIDWVARLQAAHQSGRLPQELVRLRRYGLIIVDEVGYIPFEQDAANLFFQLVSSRYEHASLILTSNLPFARWGDVFGDQVVASAMIDRIVHHAEVITLKGSSYRLKHAQTDALPSTRPENQAE from the coding sequence ATGACCGAGGCGAAGGAAACCGCCGGCCAGATCGAGTACTACTCCCGGGCGATGAAAGCGCCCCGGATCCGCGAAGCCGCGGCCAGGCTCGCGGACCAGGCCCGCGAGGCCGGCTGGACCCATGAGGAATACCTCGCAGCGGTCCTGTCCCGGGAAGTCGCCGCCCGGGAGGCCTCCGGAGCCGAATCCCGAGCCAGGGCAGCAGGGTTTCCTGCCCGTAAATCGCTCGAGGAGTTCAGCTTCGACCACCAGCCCGGCCTCAAACGCGACACGATCGCGCACCTGGCCACCGGGGCGTTTCTCAGCGAAGCTTCCAACATCGTCCTGCTCGGCCCGCCCGGAACCGGGAAGACACACCTCGCGACCGGTCTGGGTCTGCGGGCCACCCAGCTGGGCCACCGGGTCCTGTTCGCGACCGCGATTGACTGGGTCGCCCGGCTTCAAGCCGCCCACCAGAGCGGGCGCCTGCCCCAGGAACTGGTCCGGCTGCGCCGCTACGGTCTGATCATCGTTGACGAGGTCGGCTATATCCCGTTCGAACAGGACGCCGCGAACTTGTTCTTCCAGCTCGTCTCCTCACGCTACGAGCACGCCTCGCTGATCCTGACCTCGAACCTGCCCTTCGCCCGCTGGGGAGACGTATTCGGAGACCAGGTTGTCGCGTCCGCCATGATCGACCGAATCGTCCACCATGCCGAAGTCATCACCCTCAAAGGCTCCAGCTACCGACTCAAACATGCCCAGACAGACGCGCTGCCCTCGACAAGACCGGAAAATCAGGCAGAATAA
- the istA gene encoding IS21 family transposase, whose product MITVEDWALIRRLHLAEGESMRSIAARLGISRNTVAKAVSADGPPTYVRAPQDSGIKAVEPAVRALLKENPRMPATVLAERVGWSGSPAWFRENVARIRPEYAPADPADRISYEPGDQAQCDLWFPEVRIPVGAGKPRVLPVLVMVSSHSRFIMARMIPSRMTGDLLAGMWELIGSLGAVPRRLIWDNETGIGRRNSYAAGVAAFAGVLATRIVQVKPYDPESKGVVERANQFLETSFLPGRAFESPEDFNAQLGQWLPRANARLVRRTGARPTELLEQDKAAMLALPPVPPVTGFAARVRLPRDYYVRMGSNDYSVHPLAIGRFVDVTAELETVTISLDGRCVGSHPRSWGTGQTITDPDHVEAARTLRKVFQNPEPVGDAAGLRDLADYDRAFGVVLDDGQVA is encoded by the coding sequence GTGATCACAGTGGAGGATTGGGCGCTTATTCGGCGGTTGCATCTTGCCGAGGGTGAGTCGATGAGGTCGATAGCGGCGCGGCTGGGTATTTCCCGTAACACCGTGGCGAAGGCGGTCAGCGCTGACGGTCCGCCGACGTATGTGCGGGCGCCGCAGGACTCCGGAATCAAGGCCGTGGAACCGGCGGTCCGGGCCCTGCTGAAGGAGAACCCGCGGATGCCGGCGACGGTGCTGGCTGAGCGTGTGGGTTGGTCGGGGTCCCCGGCGTGGTTCCGTGAGAACGTGGCCAGGATCCGGCCGGAGTATGCCCCGGCGGATCCTGCGGACCGGATCAGTTACGAACCCGGGGACCAGGCGCAGTGCGACCTGTGGTTCCCGGAGGTGCGGATACCTGTCGGTGCTGGCAAGCCCCGGGTCCTGCCGGTGCTGGTGATGGTGTCCTCGCATTCGCGGTTCATCATGGCCCGGATGATCCCGTCCCGGATGACCGGGGATCTGCTGGCCGGGATGTGGGAGCTGATCGGGTCCCTGGGTGCGGTTCCGCGGCGGCTTATCTGGGACAACGAGACCGGCATCGGACGGCGGAACAGCTACGCCGCAGGGGTCGCGGCGTTCGCGGGAGTCCTCGCCACCAGGATCGTGCAGGTCAAGCCCTACGATCCGGAGAGCAAGGGCGTGGTGGAGCGGGCCAACCAGTTCCTGGAAACCTCGTTCCTGCCGGGACGGGCCTTCGAATCGCCGGAGGATTTCAATGCCCAGCTCGGTCAGTGGCTGCCCCGGGCGAATGCTCGGCTGGTCCGGCGCACCGGTGCCCGGCCGACCGAGCTGCTCGAGCAGGACAAGGCGGCCATGCTGGCGCTCCCGCCGGTTCCGCCCGTGACCGGGTTCGCCGCGCGGGTCCGGCTCCCGCGGGACTACTACGTCCGGATGGGATCCAACGATTACTCCGTGCACCCGCTGGCGATCGGCAGGTTCGTTGACGTCACTGCAGAGCTGGAGACCGTCACGATCAGCCTGGACGGCCGGTGCGTCGGAAGCCACCCCCGGTCCTGGGGAACGGGCCAGACGATCACCGATCCTGACCATGTCGAGGCGGCACGGACGTTGCGGAAAGTGTTCCAGAACCCGGAACCGGTCGGGGATGCGGCCGGGCTGCGGGATTTGGCTGACTACGACCGGGCGTTCGGTGTCGTTCTCGATGACGGGCAGGTCGCCTGA
- the rpsQ gene encoding 30S ribosomal protein S17 produces MSEKDENVTETVSDAAKADERGYRKTKRGYVVSDKMEKTIVVQVEDRVKHALYGKVMRRNTKIKAHDEENSAGIGDLVLLAETRPLSATKRWRLVEILEKAK; encoded by the coding sequence GTGAGTGAAAAGGACGAGAACGTGACGGAAACTGTTTCCGACGCAGCCAAGGCTGACGAGCGCGGTTACCGTAAGACGAAGCGCGGCTACGTGGTCTCGGACAAGATGGAGAAGACCATCGTTGTCCAGGTCGAGGACCGCGTGAAGCACGCCCTCTACGGCAAGGTTATGCGCCGCAACACGAAGATCAAGGCACACGACGAAGAGAACAGCGCCGGCATCGGCGACCTGGTTCTCCTCGCCGAGACCCGCCCGCTTTCCGCTACCAAGCGGTGGCGCCTGGTGGAGATCCTCGAGAAGGCCAAGTAA
- the rpmC gene encoding 50S ribosomal protein L29 — MAVGSKELASAQLDGFDNERLVEELRKAKEELFNLRFQSATGQLENHGRLRAVKKDIARIYTVLRERELGIRAEVAAPVVEAKEEKKSKKASTKKADTAETVETEEDAK; from the coding sequence ATGGCAGTAGGATCCAAGGAACTTGCATCCGCACAGCTGGACGGTTTCGACAACGAGCGTCTCGTTGAAGAACTCCGCAAGGCCAAGGAAGAGCTGTTCAACCTGCGTTTCCAGTCCGCCACCGGCCAGCTGGAGAACCACGGTCGTCTGCGCGCGGTAAAGAAGGACATCGCACGCATCTACACCGTTCTCCGTGAGCGCGAGCTGGGCATTCGTGCCGAGGTCGCCGCACCGGTTGTGGAAGCCAAGGAAGAGAAGAAGTCCAAGAAGGCTTCGACCAAGAAGGCTGACACGGCTGAAACGGTTGAGACCGAGGAGGATGCCAAGTGA
- the rplP gene encoding 50S ribosomal protein L16: MLIPRRVKHRKQHHPGRSGAATGGTEVSFGEWGIQALSPAYVTNRQIESARIAMTRHIKRGGKVWINIYPDRPLTKKPAETRMGSGKGSPEWWVSNVKPGRVLFELSGVSEEVAREALRLAIHKLPLKARIVRREGGE, translated from the coding sequence ATGCTTATCCCGCGTCGAGTAAAGCACCGTAAGCAGCACCACCCGGGTCGTTCCGGCGCTGCCACGGGCGGCACCGAGGTCTCGTTCGGCGAGTGGGGTATCCAGGCTCTGAGCCCGGCATACGTCACCAACCGTCAGATCGAATCTGCCCGTATCGCGATGACCCGCCACATCAAGCGTGGCGGAAAGGTCTGGATCAACATCTACCCGGACCGTCCGCTGACGAAGAAGCCGGCCGAAACCCGCATGGGTTCCGGTAAGGGTTCTCCGGAATGGTGGGTTTCAAACGTCAAGCCGGGCCGGGTTCTCTTCGAACTCTCCGGTGTTAGTGAAGAGGTAGCTCGCGAGGCCCTGCGCCTGGCAATCCACAAGCTGCCGTTGAAGGCACGCATTGTGCGTCGCGAAGGTGGTGAGTAG
- the rpsC gene encoding 30S ribosomal protein S3 — MGQKVNPHGFRLGITTDHVSHWFADSTKAGQRYKDFVREDIRIRQLMSTGMERAGIAKVEIERTRDRVRVDIHTARPGIVIGRRGAEADRIRGELEKLTGKQVQLNILEVKNPEMEAQLVAQGVAEQLTSRVAFRRAMKKAMQSAQRAGAKGIRIACSGRLGGAEMSRSEFYREGRVPLHTLRANIDYGFYEAKTTFGRIGVKVWIYKGDVTAKELAQQAAAAPSRGRGAGDRPGRPGGADRGDRRRRNDRPAEAAPAAAEAPAVEAAAPAVEGGQA; from the coding sequence GTGGGACAGAAAGTTAACCCGCACGGGTTCCGACTCGGTATCACCACCGATCACGTATCGCACTGGTTCGCCGACAGCACCAAGGCCGGCCAGCGGTACAAGGACTTCGTTCGCGAAGACATCCGCATCCGCCAGCTCATGTCCACGGGCATGGAGCGCGCCGGCATCGCCAAGGTTGAGATCGAGCGCACCCGCGACCGTGTCCGCGTGGATATCCACACGGCACGTCCGGGCATCGTGATCGGCCGCCGCGGCGCCGAGGCAGACCGCATCCGCGGCGAGCTCGAAAAGCTCACCGGCAAGCAGGTCCAGCTGAACATCCTCGAGGTCAAGAACCCCGAGATGGAAGCCCAGCTTGTTGCCCAGGGCGTTGCAGAGCAGCTGACTTCCCGCGTGGCTTTCCGCCGCGCGATGAAGAAGGCAATGCAGTCCGCACAGCGCGCCGGTGCCAAGGGCATCCGGATCGCTTGCTCGGGTCGACTGGGTGGCGCAGAAATGTCCCGCTCGGAGTTCTACCGCGAAGGCCGTGTGCCCCTGCACACCCTCCGCGCGAACATCGACTACGGCTTCTACGAGGCCAAGACCACCTTCGGCCGCATCGGCGTGAAGGTCTGGATCTACAAGGGTGACGTCACCGCCAAGGAACTGGCTCAGCAGGCAGCTGCTGCTCCGTCCCGCGGCCGCGGTGCCGGCGATCGTCCGGGCCGCCCGGGTGGCGCTGACCGTGGTGACCGCCGTCGTCGTAACGACCGCCCGGCCGAGGCTGCACCTGCTGCTGCCGAAGCTCCGGCTGTTGAAGCAGCTGCACCGGCAGTAGAAGGAGGACAGGCTTAA
- the rplV gene encoding 50S ribosomal protein L22, whose protein sequence is MEAKAIARHIRVTPMKARRVVNLVRGKQANEALAILKFAPQAASEPVFKVVQSAISNARVLADRDGVAFDEGDLIISEAFVDEGPTMKRFQPRAQGRAFQIKKRTSHITVVVATPEKEEAR, encoded by the coding sequence ATGGAAGCCAAGGCAATTGCGCGTCACATCCGCGTAACGCCTATGAAGGCCCGGCGCGTCGTCAACCTTGTTCGTGGTAAGCAAGCGAACGAGGCTCTGGCAATTCTGAAGTTTGCCCCGCAGGCAGCTTCTGAGCCGGTATTCAAGGTAGTTCAGTCGGCAATCTCCAACGCCCGGGTCCTCGCGGACCGCGACGGCGTGGCGTTTGACGAAGGTGACCTCATCATCAGCGAAGCGTTTGTTGATGAAGGCCCGACCATGAAGCGGTTCCAGCCGCGTGCCCAGGGTCGTGCATTTCAGATCAAGAAGCGCACGAGCCACATCACCGTGGTAGTCGCTACCCCGGAGAAAGAGGAGGCTCGCTAA
- the rpsS gene encoding 30S ribosomal protein S19, translated as MPRSLKKGPFVDQHLFVKVARENEKGTKNVIKTWSRRSMIVPDMLGHTIAVHDGRKHIPVFVTESMVGHKLGEFAPTRTFRGHVKDDRKGKRR; from the coding sequence ATGCCACGCAGCCTGAAAAAAGGTCCTTTCGTTGACCAGCACCTCTTTGTGAAGGTAGCCAGGGAAAACGAAAAGGGCACCAAGAACGTCATCAAGACCTGGTCCCGCCGTTCGATGATCGTCCCCGACATGCTCGGCCACACGATCGCCGTGCACGACGGACGCAAGCACATCCCGGTGTTTGTCACTGAGTCGATGGTCGGGCACAAGCTCGGCGAATTCGCTCCCACGCGGACATTCCGCGGCCATGTCAAGGACGACCGTAAGGGCAAGCGCCGCTAG